Sequence from the Neptunomonas japonica JAMM 1380 genome:
ACCTTATCACTATAGAAAATATAGGCTTCGCGCTCTGGCCTTCGTGCGCAACTGGTGTAGCCTGCAATATAACCATGTTCCAGATTCTTCCTAATTCTTTTCCAAGGAGCCGTACTAAATACAACCTCAACACCGACACTTGCAAAGGCTGCTATGACGACATCAACATCAATACCGCTAATCTGTGAATGATCATTTACGATGCTATAAGGTGGATAATCGATGGTAAATAGCTCAACGGGCTTTGTTTCAGCAAAGGTGGGAAAAGCCCATAACATCAGAAAAGCTAAAACAGAACATCTTGGTGTAAGTAAAAACATATCTGATCCTTCAAATAAAGTGTCAGTAGCTTCAGAACGCTTTAGCAGCAAACGTGCAACCGACAGTAATGATTACTACTGAGATACCATTCTTTACTTCTTACATATAGATCAACTGCTATTTTGGTTATTTTACAACCAATTTCAACCGCAGAGTAATACTAGTACAGTTAATGCGGCTTTGACATATTAACGACTGTCACTGTACAAAACTTTACTAAAATCTTAAAAAACATGCCTAAATACGGTGCAAGCACTCTATAAAGATGGCGAACTATAAATAATAGGCAGCTCTGACTACTCACTCTAAAAGGGCTTCTTTGAAAGCCTCAGTCTTGTCGGTCTTTTAATACTAGGTCTATAGCAATGGTAAAATGACTTGTTTTCTTAATCAAAATGAAACAATTATATCGCACTATAATCTGGTATATACCAATTATGATTAGTTAATTAACGAGAACGAGAACATGCATCCTTTTATTCATCAGATCAGCCAGCTTTTTGCTACGCAAGGCAATAATTCCTACGGCGAGGATATCACCCAAACTGAGCATGCAGTGCAATGCGCTGAATTAGCGATTCTGACGAATGAATCAGATGAGTTAATTAGTGCTGCACTCTTGCATGATATCGGCCACTTAATCGCAACCACTGATATAGCTTACGGCAACTATAAACACGATTCCGTAGGTGCTGACTTTCTTAGTAAACACTTTGGCCCAAGCGTTACTGAACCCATTCGCCTTCATGCACAAGCAAAACGCTATCTATGCAGTGTAGAGCCTGGCTACCTAGAAGGTTTATCTGCCGCATCATTGAATTCTTTTAATCACCAAGGTGGCCTGATGAGCGATATTGAACAGCAGAAATTTATGGCAGAAAGCTATGCAAAACAAGCTATCAAACTACGCCGCTGGGACGATGAAGGTAAAGTTCAAGAACTAAGTCAGCAGCCATTTGATCATTACCTAGCTCACCTCACGGCCTCTGTTATTAAGGCGTCTACTACTGTCTAACTTACAAGTGCTAACCAGGATACCGACAAAATTATGAAAAACAGCCAGATCAATGAGCTAAAAAGCAGCTTTATTCAGCAAGGCTATATTGTGCTTCCACAAGCCTTAGGTGATGCTGATAAAGCCACTTTGGAGCACGTCAGCCAAGAACTAAGCAAACGCTCTCAAGAGTTGTTAACAACAGTAAAGAGCAATAACCAAAACCTAAGTGATTTCTACCGAGAAAACCTGTCTGAACTGATTGCCGTCCCTGAGTTTGATAATGATGAGAAAGTTTGCCGGTACGAATATCTGAAGGGTTATAGCCAGCCGATTAAGACATTAATTGTTCCTAAACTGCAGCAGTTAATTCGCCAATTAACAGATACCGACTTTGTTTTGTTCAAAGATAAATGTAATGCTAAAAATCCTGGAGGCGGTGCATTTGAACCACACCAAGATATTATTGCTTACGATCAATTTAAGCCGGCATATCATGTAACGGCGGCGATCTTCTTAGATGATGCAACATTAGAAAATGGCTGTTTGTATTTCCCCCAAAATTATCAACAAGATTTGGCTAACTTAGAAACCCATAGAGTGCCTACGCCAGTCGGCGACTTACCTGTATTACAAAGCTATGAAGGTGGAACAACTCACGGCAACATCCGACAAGAAATTTGCGACCAAATGAATTGGATTCCCATCACAGCAAAAGCCGGTGATGTGGTTCTGTTTGACTCATACGTGCCTCATTACTCTAAAAAGAATAAGTCCCAACTCACGCGCAGAGCGATGTTTTTCACCTTTAATCCACATAGTGATGGAGACTTCTATGAAGCCTATTACGATATGAAACACCGGGAGTTTGATAACCCTAAGTTTCACGTTGCTACTCCTACCGCTCATAGTAAACGGGGATTATAAATACGCTATTCGACAGAGCTGAAATTAAGCACTGTTAATAGAAAGAACAGCGGAATAAATATTTTTAAAAATA
This genomic interval carries:
- a CDS encoding HD domain-containing protein, translating into MHPFIHQISQLFATQGNNSYGEDITQTEHAVQCAELAILTNESDELISAALLHDIGHLIATTDIAYGNYKHDSVGADFLSKHFGPSVTEPIRLHAQAKRYLCSVEPGYLEGLSAASLNSFNHQGGLMSDIEQQKFMAESYAKQAIKLRRWDDEGKVQELSQQPFDHYLAHLTASVIKASTTV
- a CDS encoding phytanoyl-CoA dioxygenase family protein, with protein sequence MKNSQINELKSSFIQQGYIVLPQALGDADKATLEHVSQELSKRSQELLTTVKSNNQNLSDFYRENLSELIAVPEFDNDEKVCRYEYLKGYSQPIKTLIVPKLQQLIRQLTDTDFVLFKDKCNAKNPGGGAFEPHQDIIAYDQFKPAYHVTAAIFLDDATLENGCLYFPQNYQQDLANLETHRVPTPVGDLPVLQSYEGGTTHGNIRQEICDQMNWIPITAKAGDVVLFDSYVPHYSKKNKSQLTRRAMFFTFNPHSDGDFYEAYYDMKHREFDNPKFHVATPTAHSKRGL